One Rhizoctonia solani chromosome 3, complete sequence genomic region harbors:
- a CDS encoding HSF-type DNA-binding domain protein gives MTFSGNHSEALKNRPLFPWVRMGMLSGRQPKGRVKPNIKWLAGKRVDLEMSLSTTSTGPVLPPPLATLPLTLPPTTPTTHNLPVLHGNMASSTDQLALTKTNRAQAVSTSTRQAVPAFLNKLYNMVSNPETDELVRWSEEGDSFYIPSHERLSKELLPRFFKHGNFSSFVRQLNMYGFHKVPHLQQGVLQNSTETELWQFQNPHFQRGQPDLLCLITRKKTGGNAEGSVNVEDIQHSNHAIGPTTSANQSSGPLDMTVLTSSLSAIKKHQTSLSAELKSLQESNQHLWNEALAARDRHKKHQDTINKILKFLASVFGNGANGATPSGPGGNSSPGRDGRASPGALVPRKRPRLMIENGSADDDDDDDIHFAIPSPNISMQDDHEMLEGRISEAPTEMAPSPAPNGEQLATVAKAEPPPTPGLSSLPPTPIGIPTSSQNPSTTATIPMNTLARRSPIQSTNITPPQDSVSSDQPSDTPESLFGQGNEHAQDQMYQEAISKLLSSPNTLQRILASISSQGPDGHNSAGFSDSQSELAPYYGGLMNMNLDVPHDPAIPYNAARLDQATESLGEEIDNVNQDINSLMREWGISPEVLQEQRSDGSANNVIGVDGFSTQPNLTVNGFVPSNSAFMPNGSFPNPNGNILPDSSVPYASIAAEGDHAVDIDSFLNQFDFPDSANAPSDGGPSTGGSFPVSLPAEFDLENPGAQPAAFLDEVPPVPSTASDTSLSPVIPLLDDFGGASGVGVNGVGLGGRQTSPARFTTAATNGIAPVTSVNHVPVAPAIATATATAATPSKRGRKRRSVTLEGSIDEPTLTPTTRSTRNNK, from the exons ATGACGTTTAGTGGAAACCACTCGGAGGCACTAAAAAACCGACCTCTTTTCCCCTGGGTTAGGATGGGGATGCTCTCCGGTCGACAGCCCAAGGGCAGGGTCAAGCCGAATATCAAGTGGCTAGCAG GTAAGAGGGTGGATTTAGAGATGTCTTTGAGTACTACATCCACCGGACCCGTTCTACCACCACCGCTCGCTACACTTCCGCTCACACTGCCTCCAACAACACCGACCACGCATAATCTGCCAGTGCTACATGGCAACATGGCGAGTTCTACGGACCAGCTTGCCCTCACCAAAACCAATCGTGCCCAGGCGGTATCTACCTCTACTCGACAAGCGGTGCCTGCGTTCCTCAACAAGCTGTACAA CATGGTGAGCAATCCCGAAACGGATGAGCTTGTGCGATGGTCCGAAGAGGGGGATTCATTTTATA TCCCCAGCCATGAGCGACTTAGCAAGGAGCTCTTGCCTCGGTTTTTCAAACACGGAAACTTTTCGTCTTTTGTTCGCCAACTGAACATGTATGGCTTTCATAAGGTCCCCCATCTTCAGCAAGGTGTTCTCCAAAACAGCACCGAGACAGAGCTCTGGCAGTTTCAGAATCCCCACTTCCAACGTGGTCAACCCGATCTACTATGTCTCATTACTCGCAAGAAGACTGGTGGCAACGCTGAGGGAAGTGTCAACGTGGAAGATATTCAGCACAGCAACCACGCGATCGGTCCTACTACCAGTGCCAATCAGTCGTCTGGACCACTCGACATGACCGTGCTAACTTCATCTTTATCTGCTATCAAGAAGCACCAAACGTCGCTGTCGGCTGAGCTCAAATCTCTCCAGGAATCGAATCAGCATCTATGGAACGAGGCGCTCGCCGCTCGGGATCGACACAAGAAGCATCAGGACACGATTAATAAGATCCTCAAATTTCTTGCCAGCGTATTTGGAAACGGAGCAAACGGCGCCACGCCTTCGGGCCCAGGGGGAAACTCCAGTCCAGGTCGAGACGGAAGAGCAAGTCCTGGTGCACTGGTGCCACGAAAGCGTCCCCGTCTGATGATCGAAAACGGCAGCGctgatgacgatgacgacgatgacATTCATTTCGCAATCCCGTCACCTAACATCTCGATGCAGGACGACCACGAAATGTTGGAGG GCCGGATAAGCGAAGCCCCAACTGAGATGGCGCCGTCTCCCGCACCGAACGGTGAGCAACTTGCTACAGTTGCAAAAGCCGAGCCGCCTCCTACGCCCGGCCTGAGCTCCCTGCCACCTACCCCTATTGGAATTCCAACGTCATCTCAGAACCCGTCGACTACTGCCACCATTCCAATGAACACTCTCGCCCGGCGCTCGCCTATTCAGAGCACCAACATCACCCCTCCTCAAGATTCTGTTTCTAGTGACCAACCCAGCGATACCCCTGAATCTCTTTTTGGTCAAGGAAACGAACATGCGCAGGACCAAATGTACCAAGAGGCCATTTCGAAACTCCTCAGCTCCCCGAATACTCTCCAACGTATTCTCGCTTCGATTTCGAGTCAAGGGCCAGACGGCCATAACTCTGCTGGATTCTCCGACTCACAATCTGAACTCGCACCTTACTACGGGGGGTTGATGAATATGAACCTCGATGTACCTCATGATCCAGCCATTCCATACAACGCCGCAAGGTTAGATCAAGCTACCGAATCGTTGGGTGAAGAGATAGACAACGTCAACCAAGACATCAATTCTCTGATGCGTGAATGGGGCATCTCTCCGGAGGTGTTGCAGGAACAACGGTCGGACGGCAGTGCGAATAATGTTATAGGTGTCGACGGATTTAGCACTCAACCTAACCTGACCGTTAATGGATTTGTACCTTCCAACTCTGCCTTTATGCCCAACGGCAGCTTCCCTAATCCCAATGGTAATATACTCCCAGACAGCTCCGTCCCGTATGCCAGCATCGCGGCTGAAGGAGATCATGCGGTTGATATCGATAGCTTCCTGAACCAGTTCGACTTTCCTGACAGCGCTAACGCTCCCTCTGACGGCGGACCATCCACAGGAGGCTCTTTTCCCGTCTCCCTTCCTGCCGAGTTCGATCTAGAAAACCCGGGTGCACAGCCAGCGGCGTTCTTGGACGAGGTACCTCCTGTGCCGAGCACCGCTTCCGATACATCTCTCTCCCCTGTAATTCCGCTTTTGGATGACTTTGGCGGGGCGTCGGGTGTGGGTGTTAATGGGGTAGGACTGGGTGGGAGACAAACGTCCCCCGCGAGATTCACGACCGCAGCGACGAATGGGATAGCGCCTGTCACTTCAGTAAACCATGTACCGGTTGCTCCAGCCATCGCTACTGCTACTGCTACCGCCGCCACTCCTTCTAAACGCGGAAGAAAACGTCGCAGCGTAACCCTCGAAGGTTCCATAGACGAACCAACACTTACACCTACCACTCGTTCGACCCGCAACAATAAATAA
- a CDS encoding DnaJ domain protein: MDDFGMFNIPVMSVDHYQALGLKRENDPNIDDIQNAYRHLALQWHPERNKGTAKRETAALKFIEINEAYKVLMDKKMRESKEAAKGKKSKKDERAMSPSADSMNPDGRSRSRPRWSAAALMSRAQQNATPDIMVSGADEHKDDGDRQSARESFEAPRVSMAPSHTPAPARSTFASPPPPSLSGSQLGPWHSASQLGPQHTGRSRSRSPGPRTLAHSREPSPAPTPIQGRTGPETPITAPTPTRVYPENSRASYNTVRSPPAVYSLDQDVRLPRYLKGMSDVTSEIGSESSYFNGHSVSVAGSSSSASTHIPDDWLFPIYLSLEDLYTCKTHRFRINRHLLTGQTKEVFVDVSVQPNWRDGTQLRCKGLGNEREGLPPQDVIFIVKEKLHPRFLRDPVGYDIYARLEISLVIALGGGSTNDEALLIKGVDGREIVVEVPPPVVRHGSMTRIKGAGMPKHKTKDGSVPLRGDLILEWCVLPPDKPLSEDAMAELREALGDQWLRDEEE, translated from the exons ATGGATGACTTTGGGATGTTCAATATACCGGTCATGAGCGTGGACCACTATCAGGCGCTCGGCTTGAAACGCGAAAACGACCCTAATATTGACGACATCCAGAATGCTTACCGACATTTG GCACTGCAATGGCACCCAGAACGCAACAAGGGCACTGCTAAACGCGAAACCGCGGCTTTAAAGTTTATCGAG ATCAACGAGGCCTACAAGGTCCTTATGGACAAGAAGATGCGGGAAAGTAAAGAAGCCGCAAAAGGTAAAAAGTCCAAGAAAGATGAACGCGCGATGAGCCCTTCGGCGGATTCGATGAACCCCGACGGGCGCTCGAGAAGTCGTCCAAGGTGGTCTGCGGCTGCACTAATGTCTCGAGCGCAACAAAACGCAACGCCTGATAT CATGGTTAGCGGCGCCGATGAACACAAGGACGATGGAGACAGACAATCAGCCCGCGAGAGTTTTGAAGCGCCAAGAGTCAGCATGGCGCCCAGCCACACCCCTGCTCCGGCCCGATCCACCTTTGCCAGTCCTCCTCCACCTTCACTCTCCGGATCCCAACTCGGACCGTGGCACTCGGCGTCGCAGCTAGGTCCCCAACATACAGGCCGGTCTCGTTCCCGCTCGCCAGGCCCCCGTACGTTGGCTCATTCACGCGAACCATCCCCGGCCCCCACGCCGATCCAAGGTCGAACGGGTCCAGAAACGCCAATTACAGCACCAACCCCAACACGCGTTTACCCTGAGAACTCACGTGCCAGTTACAACACTGTGCGATCACCACCAGCTGTATATTCCCTGGACCAAGACGTACGACTGCCACGCTACCTGAAAGGCATGAGTGACGTTACCTCAGAGATAGGAAGCGAGTCTTCCTACTTCAACGGACACTCGGTCTCCGTCGCTGGTTCTTCGTCTTCCGCTTCAACTCATATCCCTGACGACTGGCTCTTCCCGATATACCTCTCGCTCGAGGACCTCTATACCTGCAAGACCCATCGGTTTAGAATCAATAGGCACCTATTGACTGGACAAACGAAAGAAG TATTTGTCGATGTGAGCGTGCAGCCTAATTGGCGCGACGGAACGCAGCTGCGATGCAAAGGCCTTGGAAATGAACGTGAGGGGCTCCCTCCTCAG GATGTTATCTTTATCG TCAAAGAAAAACTGCATCCCAGGTTCCTGCGAGATCCCGTTGGATACGATATCTACGCCCGGCTCGAGATCAGCCTTGTGATTGCGCTTGGTGGAGGGTCCACTAACGACGAAGCCCTCCTGATCAAGGGCGTTGATGGCCGTGAGATTGTGGTCGAGGTTCCACCACCTGTCGTGAGGCACGGGTCCATGACACGTATTAAAGGGGCTGGCATGCCAAAACACAAGACCAAAGACGGAAGCGTGCCTCTGCGAGGAGACTTGATCCTCGA GTGGTGCGTTCTTCCTCCCGACAAGCCTCTCAGCGAAGACGCGATGGCTGAATTGAGAGAAGCGCTGGGTGATCAATGGCTGAGAGACGAAGAGGAGTAA